From a single Streptomyces sp. 1331.2 genomic region:
- the galT gene encoding galactose-1-phosphate uridylyltransferase: MPGTTLTQPTVRTVTTLADDRQLIYYDRGTATPRTAVDQRPLDAQAPGSRIRLDPATGDWVTIAAHRQARTYQPPAEECPLCPSRDGRLSEIPAEDYQVAVFENRFPSLAGPPATRTGEAATLTGEAAGLWTSGPGAGRCEVVCFTADHDASFADLTPERARLVLDAWTDRTAELSALPGVEQVYCFENRGAEIGVTLAHPHGQIYAFPFTTPRTARMAARATEHRAATGRNLFEGLLAAERAHGERIVLAGEHWTAFVPFAARWPYEVHLHPHRRVPDLTALDEAQRAEFPTLYLDLLRRFDRLFGPAGRTPYISAWHQAPAGHRDELALHLQLFTIRRAADKLKYLAGVESGMDAFVNDITPEDAARRLREAAA; encoded by the coding sequence ATGCCCGGGACGACCCTGACCCAGCCCACCGTCAGGACAGTGACCACCCTCGCGGACGATCGACAGCTGATCTACTACGACCGCGGCACCGCTACCCCCCGCACCGCCGTCGACCAGCGCCCCCTCGACGCGCAGGCACCCGGTTCCCGGATCCGGCTCGACCCCGCCACCGGCGACTGGGTCACCATCGCCGCCCACCGGCAGGCCCGCACCTACCAGCCCCCGGCCGAGGAATGCCCGCTCTGCCCGTCCCGCGACGGCCGGCTCAGCGAGATCCCCGCCGAGGACTACCAGGTCGCCGTCTTCGAGAACCGCTTCCCCTCGCTGGCCGGCCCGCCCGCCACGCGCACCGGGGAAGCCGCCACGCTCACCGGGGAGGCCGCCGGCCTCTGGACCAGCGGGCCCGGTGCCGGCCGCTGCGAGGTGGTCTGCTTCACCGCCGACCACGACGCCTCCTTCGCCGACCTCACCCCCGAACGGGCCCGCCTCGTCCTGGACGCCTGGACCGACCGCACCGCCGAACTCTCCGCCCTGCCCGGCGTCGAGCAGGTCTACTGCTTCGAGAACCGGGGCGCCGAGATCGGCGTCACCCTCGCCCACCCGCACGGCCAGATCTACGCCTTCCCCTTCACCACCCCGCGCACCGCCCGGATGGCCGCCCGCGCCACCGAACACCGCGCCGCCACCGGCCGCAACCTCTTCGAGGGCCTCCTCGCCGCCGAACGCGCCCACGGCGAAAGGATCGTGCTCGCCGGCGAACACTGGACGGCCTTCGTCCCCTTCGCCGCCCGCTGGCCGTACGAGGTCCACCTCCATCCGCACCGCAGGGTGCCCGACCTGACCGCCCTGGACGAAGCGCAGCGCGCCGAGTTCCCCACCCTCTACCTGGACTTGCTGCGCCGCTTCGACCGGCTCTTCGGCCCCGCCGGCCGCACCCCGTACATCTCCGCCTGGCACCAGGCGCCCGCCGGACACCGGGACGAACTCGCCCTGCACCTGCAGCTGTTCACCATCCGGCGCGCCGCCGACAAGCTCAAGTACCTGGCCGGCGTGGAATCCGGCATGGACGCCTTCGTCAACGACATCACCCCCGAGGACGCGGCCCGCCGGCTGCGGGAGGCCGCCGCATGA
- the galK gene encoding galactokinase: MNTFSESPRSAEPAESAELAVASGFTELYGRPYDGEWAAPGRVNLIGEHTDYNLGFVLPIALPQTVRAQAARREDGLLRLWSAQGRELEVLRVEELAPGTVPGWAGYPAGVVWALREAGHRVGGADIRLDSDVPSGAGLSSSAALECVVAAAYNDLYELGRTAPELALLAQRAENAFVGVPCGIMDQMASMCCRPGAALFLDSRDLTSRQVPVDLAGAGLALLVLDTRVKHDLGDGAYAALRAGCERAAALLGLPALRSLDLSGLAAALDRLPTELRPLVRHVVTENARVEAAVAHLDAGDLPALGPILTAGHASLRDDFRVSCPETDLAVEAAVAAGAHGARMTGGGFGGSVIALVDAAEAEHVAAEVTAAFRTAGYAKPRTLTAVPAEGARRIG, encoded by the coding sequence ATGAACACCTTCTCCGAGTCGCCCCGGTCCGCCGAGCCCGCCGAGTCCGCCGAGCTCGCCGTGGCCTCCGGTTTCACCGAGCTCTACGGCCGTCCGTACGACGGGGAGTGGGCCGCCCCCGGCCGGGTGAACCTGATCGGTGAACACACCGACTACAACCTGGGATTCGTGCTGCCGATCGCCCTGCCGCAGACCGTCCGCGCCCAGGCGGCCCGGCGCGAGGACGGGCTGCTGCGGCTCTGGTCCGCCCAGGGCCGGGAGCTGGAAGTGCTCCGGGTCGAGGAGTTGGCTCCGGGCACGGTCCCCGGCTGGGCCGGCTACCCGGCCGGCGTGGTCTGGGCGCTGCGCGAAGCCGGACACCGGGTCGGCGGCGCGGACATCCGCCTGGACAGCGACGTCCCCAGCGGCGCCGGGCTCTCCTCCTCCGCGGCCCTGGAGTGCGTCGTCGCCGCCGCGTACAACGACCTGTACGAACTGGGCCGCACCGCACCGGAACTCGCCCTGCTCGCGCAGCGCGCCGAGAACGCCTTCGTCGGCGTGCCGTGCGGAATCATGGACCAGATGGCCTCGATGTGCTGCCGCCCGGGCGCCGCCCTGTTCCTGGACAGCCGTGACCTGACGTCTCGTCAGGTACCGGTCGACCTCGCGGGCGCGGGCCTCGCGCTGCTCGTCCTGGACACCCGGGTGAAGCACGACCTCGGAGACGGCGCGTACGCCGCCCTGCGGGCCGGCTGCGAACGGGCGGCCGCGCTGCTCGGGCTGCCCGCACTCCGCTCGCTGGACCTCTCCGGGCTTGCCGCCGCCCTGGACCGACTCCCCACGGAGCTACGCCCCTTGGTGCGCCACGTCGTCACCGAGAACGCACGCGTCGAGGCCGCCGTCGCCCACCTGGACGCCGGCGACCTCCCCGCGCTCGGCCCGATCCTCACCGCCGGCCACGCCTCGCTGCGCGACGACTTCCGGGTCTCCTGCCCGGAGACCGACCTGGCCGTCGAAGCCGCCGTCGCCGCCGGGGCCCACGGCGCGCGGATGACCGGCGGCGGCTTCGGCGGCTCCGTCATCGCCCTGGTCGACGCCGCCGAGGCCGAACACGTCGCCGCCGAGGTCACCGCCGCGTTCCGCACCGCCGGCTACGCCAAGCCGCGCACCCTCACCGCCGTCCCGGCCGAGGGGGCGCGCCGGATCGGCTGA
- a CDS encoding NADPH-dependent F420 reductase, translating into MTTRVPAARRQWAVARPMPLVPPVMRTVRSEEGAWCVFMRPTFAARAGAVPGLPRPWVREDHPAFGRTALRRESMRSGCGWAKATSHLATSHLQQHSQTRGFHMKIGIIGAGNIGGNLTRRLTALGHEVSVANSRGPETLKALVEETGAKAVTVSEAARGAQVVVVTVPLKNVPDLPAGLFDEAAEGVAVIDTGNYYPKERDGRIDAIEDGGLTESRWTEQHLGHPVVKVFNGTYAQDLLDRPLPAGDPARLAVPVAGDDEAAKRVVRALVDELGFDTVDAGGIDESWRQQPATPVYGLRAGVAAVTRALAEASPERPEAHRA; encoded by the coding sequence ATGACGACCCGGGTGCCGGCGGCGAGGAGGCAGTGGGCGGTGGCGAGGCCCATGCCGCTGGTGCCGCCGGTGATGAGGACGGTGCGGTCGGAGGAGGGCGCGTGGTGCGTGTTCATGCGCCCCACCTTCGCGGCGCGCGCCGGGGCGGTACCAGGCCTGCCTCGACCCTGGGTCCGGGAGGACCATCCTGCGTTCGGGAGGACCGCCCTGCGGCGGGAATCGATGCGCTCCGGGTGTGGTTGGGCCAAGGCGACGAGCCATTTGGCGACGAGCCATTTGCAGCAGCACTCGCAGACGAGGGGCTTTCACATGAAGATCGGCATCATCGGCGCGGGCAACATCGGCGGCAACCTGACCCGCCGGCTGACGGCGCTGGGGCACGAGGTCTCGGTGGCCAACTCGCGTGGCCCGGAGACGCTCAAGGCCCTGGTGGAGGAGACCGGCGCGAAGGCGGTGACGGTCTCCGAGGCGGCGCGCGGCGCGCAGGTCGTGGTGGTGACCGTCCCGCTGAAGAACGTGCCGGACCTGCCCGCCGGGCTGTTCGACGAGGCCGCGGAGGGCGTGGCCGTGATCGACACCGGCAACTACTACCCGAAGGAGCGGGACGGGCGGATCGACGCGATCGAGGACGGCGGCCTCACCGAGAGCCGCTGGACGGAGCAGCACCTCGGGCACCCGGTGGTGAAGGTGTTCAACGGCACCTACGCGCAGGACCTGTTGGACCGCCCGCTGCCGGCGGGAGACCCGGCGCGGCTCGCCGTGCCGGTGGCGGGGGACGACGAGGCGGCCAAGCGGGTGGTGCGGGCGCTGGTGGACGAGTTGGGCTTCGACACGGTGGACGCGGGCGGGATCGACGAGTCCTGGCGCCAGCAGCCGGCCACCCCGGTGTACGGGCTGCGCGCCGGGGTGGCGGCCGTGACCCGGGCGCTCGCGGAGGCGTCCCCGGAGCGCCCGGAGGCCCATCGGGCGTGA
- a CDS encoding SDR family NAD(P)-dependent oxidoreductase yields the protein MNTHHAPSSDRTVLITGGTSGMGLATAHCLLAAGTRVVITGRDDTRLAHAARQLDAGDRLLTVRADAALPADLVRLAETVRERYGKLDGVFANAGVASFQPLEAVTEAEFDRTVGVNLKGVLFTVRHTLPLLDAAGGGSVVLNASWTPHRGLPGAAVYAATKAAVLSLARTLGAELAGRGIRVNSVSPGYIVTEMFHAAIPDPADHEPIRAGVPLGRLGTAQDVAETVAFLLSERAAYITGQDLAIDGGLVPAFPSLTG from the coding sequence ATGAACACGCACCACGCGCCCTCCTCCGACCGCACCGTCCTCATCACCGGCGGCACCAGCGGCATGGGCCTCGCCACCGCCCACTGCCTCCTCGCCGCCGGCACCCGGGTCGTCATCACCGGCCGCGACGACACCCGCCTTGCCCACGCCGCCCGGCAGCTCGACGCCGGCGACCGACTGCTCACCGTCCGCGCCGACGCCGCCCTCCCCGCCGACCTCGTCCGCCTCGCCGAAACCGTGCGCGAGCGGTACGGCAAACTCGACGGCGTCTTCGCCAACGCCGGCGTGGCGAGCTTCCAGCCGCTGGAGGCGGTCACCGAGGCCGAGTTCGACCGGACCGTGGGCGTCAACCTCAAGGGCGTCCTCTTCACCGTCCGGCACACCCTGCCCCTGCTGGACGCCGCCGGCGGCGGATCCGTCGTCCTCAACGCCTCCTGGACCCCGCACCGGGGCCTGCCCGGCGCCGCCGTCTACGCGGCCACCAAGGCGGCCGTCCTCAGCCTCGCCCGCACCCTCGGCGCCGAACTCGCCGGGCGCGGCATCCGGGTCAACTCCGTCAGCCCCGGCTACATCGTCACCGAGATGTTCCACGCCGCCATCCCGGACCCGGCCGACCACGAACCGATCCGCGCCGGCGTCCCGCTCGGCCGCCTCGGCACGGCGCAGGACGTCGCCGAGACCGTGGCCTTCCTGCTCTCCGAGCGGGCCGCCTACATCACCGGACAGGACCTCGCCATCGACGGCGGGCTCGTCCCGGCCTTCCCCTCCCTCACCGGCTGA
- a CDS encoding helix-turn-helix transcriptional regulator, translating into MNPSSALSEFLRTRRARLQPEDVDLPDYGGRRRVAGLRREELAHLAGVSVDYYTRLEQGRVGNPSETVLDAVARALRLAPDESGHLHRLARPADRPRRRPTTRQQPRPSLLRLLDRLDHTPAVVMGHRMDILAWNRAATALFGDYGALPLEERNIARITFLDPASRDLYGDWADCARENVAFLHLEAGRRPDDPLLAELVGQLCITSPEFQHFWAEHPVADKTSGRKLFHHPLAGPIDLAYDTLRPADDPGQALITYTADPGTPSDDALRLLLSWSASR; encoded by the coding sequence GTGAACCCGAGCAGCGCCCTGAGCGAATTCCTCCGCACCCGCCGAGCCCGGCTGCAGCCCGAGGACGTCGACCTCCCCGACTACGGCGGCCGCCGCCGCGTGGCCGGCCTGCGCCGCGAGGAACTCGCCCACCTCGCCGGCGTCAGCGTCGACTACTACACCCGCCTCGAACAGGGCCGCGTCGGCAACCCCTCCGAAACCGTCCTCGACGCCGTCGCCCGCGCCCTGCGCCTCGCCCCCGACGAATCCGGCCACCTCCACCGCCTCGCCCGCCCCGCAGACCGCCCCCGCCGCCGCCCCACCACCCGCCAGCAGCCCCGTCCCTCCCTGCTGCGCCTGCTCGACCGACTCGACCACACCCCGGCCGTGGTGATGGGCCACCGCATGGACATCCTCGCCTGGAACCGCGCCGCCACCGCCCTGTTCGGCGACTACGGCGCCCTGCCCCTCGAAGAACGCAACATCGCCCGCATCACCTTCCTCGACCCCGCCTCACGCGACCTCTACGGTGACTGGGCCGACTGCGCACGCGAGAACGTCGCCTTCCTCCACCTGGAGGCGGGCCGCCGCCCCGACGACCCCCTGCTCGCCGAACTCGTCGGCCAACTCTGCATCACCAGCCCGGAGTTCCAGCACTTCTGGGCCGAACACCCGGTCGCCGACAAGACCTCGGGACGCAAACTCTTCCACCACCCCCTGGCCGGCCCCATCGACCTCGCCTACGACACCCTCCGCCCCGCCGACGACCCCGGCCAAGCCCTCATCACCTACACCGCAGACCCCGGAACCCCCTCCGACGACGCCCTCCGCCTGCTGCTGTCCTGGTCCGCCTCGCGCTGA
- a CDS encoding tetratricopeptide repeat protein: MQEQQGRLVRNGIDNSTVNGNTFQAGEMTVNLPPAPAGTQWPVVVGRIPPRASAFQPRAELRQAIDAAREQYGTVVLSQVLAGGGGVGKSQLAAHYAREALAAGTELVAWVNAAEPAAVTDAYARAAALVRVPGASGAVADVERDAERFLDWLAATGRSWLIVLDNTTDATPEDLWPTASQSGRGRVIATTRHRGAASTGSDRALVDVSTYSPAESAAYLRERMDRAGCAHLLDEHAVELADALGRLPLALAHAAAYMINTRRSSGRYLELLRNRSRTLDQVLPARSGADGYRGPVATALLLSVDAAQQEDPVGLALPALRLVALLDPAGHPQDLWATESVLGRLSAAAGTPVEADDARDALAVLHAYNLVTLTEAPHREVTVHALTARAARDATPEDERPHRTAADALIELWPEEEHTDRELAAVLRGNGAVLAEHAGDELLDPAGGSHPLLHQLGISFLAAGLHTAALRHWEQLASCCERVAGAHHRDTLAARNSLAAGYHSEGRYNEALGLLEVVVADHERVLGSDHPTTLLPRANLAACYRETGRTAEAISLGERVLADFERLLGPDSRNALTTCANLAGAYQEAGRTEEAIRLRERVLAARERLLAPDHPDTLLARSELAISYSKGGLVNKVIDIEEKVLADTERTLGSDHPRTLTARANLAASYTEVGRTGEAISLLELLDTDAERILGPDHPKSVNIRAQLAIAYLDAARTREAIELNKRVLADRTRLLGPDHPDTLTVRSHLANCYWYAGRTAAATQLHERVLADRERILGPDHPDTHTARSNIAGCYRVTGRVHEAVAIEEQTLADRLRLLGPHHQDTVVTRINLSAGYRDTGRLNEAITVLEQVGTKTERRLGRDHPYLVMARGCLATLYRIAGRRADAQRLMRAALADHVRVFGPDHPTTVALRETSVRLAIEPGAPAPSQRPQQRGRR; the protein is encoded by the coding sequence GTGCAGGAACAGCAGGGCCGGCTGGTCAGGAACGGCATCGACAACAGTACGGTCAACGGCAACACCTTCCAGGCGGGCGAGATGACCGTCAACCTGCCGCCGGCTCCGGCCGGTACGCAGTGGCCGGTGGTGGTCGGGCGGATCCCGCCCAGGGCGAGCGCCTTCCAGCCGCGCGCGGAACTGCGGCAGGCGATCGACGCGGCCCGGGAGCAGTACGGCACGGTCGTGCTCAGCCAGGTGCTGGCGGGCGGCGGAGGCGTCGGGAAGTCCCAGCTGGCCGCCCACTACGCACGGGAAGCCCTCGCTGCGGGGACCGAGTTGGTGGCGTGGGTGAACGCCGCCGAGCCCGCCGCCGTCACCGACGCCTACGCGAGGGCCGCCGCGCTGGTGCGGGTGCCGGGGGCGAGCGGCGCAGTCGCGGACGTCGAACGGGACGCGGAGCGGTTCCTGGACTGGCTCGCGGCCACCGGGCGGTCCTGGCTGATCGTCCTCGACAACACCACCGACGCGACCCCCGAGGACCTGTGGCCGACCGCCTCCCAGAGCGGCCGCGGGCGGGTCATCGCCACCACCCGGCACCGGGGCGCCGCGAGCACCGGCAGCGACCGGGCCCTGGTGGACGTCAGCACGTACTCCCCCGCCGAGTCCGCCGCCTACCTGCGGGAGCGGATGGACCGCGCCGGCTGCGCCCACCTCCTCGACGAGCACGCCGTCGAACTCGCCGACGCCCTCGGCCGTCTCCCGCTGGCGCTGGCCCACGCCGCCGCCTACATGATCAACACGCGGCGCAGCAGCGGCCGTTACCTCGAACTCCTCCGCAACCGCAGTCGCACGCTCGATCAGGTGCTGCCCGCACGATCCGGCGCCGACGGCTACCGGGGCCCGGTGGCGACGGCCCTGCTGCTCTCGGTGGACGCCGCTCAGCAGGAGGATCCGGTCGGGCTCGCCCTGCCCGCCCTGCGGCTCGTCGCGCTGCTCGACCCGGCGGGCCACCCGCAGGACCTCTGGGCGACCGAGTCCGTACTGGGCCGGCTCAGCGCCGCGGCCGGCACACCGGTCGAGGCGGACGATGCCCGGGACGCCCTCGCCGTCCTGCACGCGTACAACCTGGTCACCCTGACCGAGGCCCCGCACCGGGAGGTGACCGTCCACGCCCTCACCGCCCGGGCCGCGCGCGACGCCACGCCCGAGGACGAGCGCCCGCACCGGACGGCCGCCGACGCCCTGATCGAGCTGTGGCCCGAGGAGGAGCACACCGACCGGGAGCTCGCGGCCGTACTCCGCGGCAACGGTGCCGTGCTGGCCGAACACGCGGGGGACGAACTGCTGGACCCTGCCGGCGGATCCCACCCCCTGCTCCACCAGCTCGGCATCAGCTTCCTCGCGGCGGGTCTCCACACGGCCGCCCTCCGGCACTGGGAGCAGTTGGCCTCCTGCTGCGAGCGCGTCGCCGGCGCCCACCACCGCGACACCCTCGCCGCCCGCAACAGCCTCGCGGCCGGCTACCACTCCGAAGGTCGCTACAACGAGGCCCTCGGCCTCCTGGAAGTCGTCGTCGCCGATCACGAACGCGTCCTCGGCTCCGACCACCCCACCACGCTGCTGCCCCGGGCCAACCTCGCTGCCTGTTACCGGGAAACGGGACGCACGGCAGAGGCCATCTCCCTCGGCGAGCGTGTGCTCGCCGACTTCGAACGTCTCCTCGGCCCGGACAGCCGCAATGCCCTCACCACCTGCGCCAACCTGGCCGGGGCCTACCAGGAGGCCGGACGCACCGAGGAGGCCATCCGGCTGCGTGAACGCGTGCTCGCCGCCCGCGAGCGCCTGCTGGCACCGGACCACCCCGACACGCTGCTCGCCCGCTCCGAACTGGCCATCTCCTACTCCAAGGGCGGGCTCGTCAACAAGGTGATCGACATCGAGGAGAAGGTCCTTGCCGACACCGAGCGCACCCTCGGCAGCGACCACCCGCGGACCCTCACGGCCCGTGCCAACCTCGCCGCCTCCTACACCGAGGTGGGGCGCACCGGGGAGGCCATCTCCCTGTTGGAACTGCTCGACACGGATGCCGAACGCATCCTCGGCCCGGACCACCCCAAGAGTGTCAACATCCGTGCCCAACTCGCCATCGCCTACCTGGATGCCGCCCGTACCCGTGAGGCCATCGAACTGAACAAGCGCGTCCTCGCCGACCGCACCCGCCTCCTCGGCCCGGACCACCCCGACACCCTGACCGTCCGGTCCCACCTCGCGAACTGCTACTGGTACGCGGGGCGCACCGCCGCAGCCACGCAGCTCCACGAGCGCGTCCTCGCCGACCGCGAACGCATCCTCGGCCCCGACCACCCCGACACCCACACCGCTCGCTCGAACATCGCCGGCTGCTACCGGGTGACGGGCCGGGTCCACGAAGCCGTCGCCATCGAGGAGCAGACGCTCGCCGACCGTCTGCGCCTGTTGGGCCCGCACCACCAGGACACCGTCGTCACCCGGATCAACCTCTCCGCCGGTTACCGCGACACCGGGCGGCTCAACGAGGCGATCACGGTCCTGGAGCAGGTCGGGACCAAGACCGAGCGCCGCCTCGGTCGTGATCACCCGTACCTCGTGATGGCCCGGGGTTGTCTCGCCACCCTGTACCGGATCGCCGGGCGGCGGGCGGATGCGCAGCGTCTGATGCGGGCGGCCCTGGCCGACCACGTGCGCGTCTTCGGGCCCGACCATCCGACCACGGTCGCCCTCCGGGAGACCTCCGTGCGGTTGGCGATCGAGCCGGGGGCGCCGGCCCCGTCGCAGCGGCCTCAGCAGCGCGGGCGCCGCTGA
- a CDS encoding cytochrome P450, translating into MTLDQAYVNQIFLPATYAGGVPYGIFRELRATAPVWWVEEPAVGEWPSGPGYWAVLWHGDVKHVLRNPAVFSSQSGATQIRDPDSAADLEFARAMMLNQDPPDHSRLRRIVAGAFTPRALGELAAGIERHAADAVREVRARGEADFVGLVADLPVRTLAWIMGVPEQDRQLLQDWANRVIGYQDADYAHSGTAGPAGLSDIGRAALAHRPTARTTADGRPVNPRSRAALADMFAYAHALAERPRPGSMLARMREGGLDTAEFETMFFLFAVAGNETVRNALPGGVLALLSHPEQYRLLCERPELVPSAVEEMLRYWPPVVDFRRTAAQDVELGGRLIRRGEKVVVYHASANRDETVFPDPDRFDVTRTPNDHVSFGFGPHFCVGAQLARLQMTAMLRRVLAELPGLALVPGAAPDRLVSNFQNGLKHLHVRWRPRS; encoded by the coding sequence GTGACCCTCGACCAGGCCTACGTGAACCAGATCTTCCTGCCGGCCACCTATGCCGGCGGCGTCCCGTACGGGATCTTCCGGGAGTTACGGGCGACGGCGCCGGTGTGGTGGGTGGAGGAGCCGGCGGTGGGGGAGTGGCCGTCCGGGCCCGGCTATTGGGCGGTGTTGTGGCACGGTGATGTGAAGCACGTACTGCGCAATCCGGCCGTGTTCTCCTCGCAGTCGGGGGCGACGCAGATCCGGGATCCGGATTCGGCCGCGGACCTGGAGTTCGCGCGGGCGATGATGCTCAACCAGGATCCGCCGGACCACTCGCGGCTGCGCCGGATCGTCGCGGGGGCGTTCACGCCGCGTGCGCTGGGGGAGTTGGCGGCGGGCATCGAGCGGCATGCCGCGGACGCGGTCCGGGAGGTACGGGCGCGGGGGGAGGCGGACTTCGTCGGGCTGGTCGCGGATCTGCCGGTGCGGACGCTGGCCTGGATCATGGGAGTGCCGGAGCAGGACCGGCAGTTGCTGCAGGACTGGGCGAACCGGGTGATCGGCTACCAGGACGCCGACTACGCCCACTCCGGCACAGCCGGCCCGGCCGGCCTCAGCGACATCGGCCGGGCGGCGCTCGCCCACCGACCCACCGCCCGGACCACCGCGGACGGCCGTCCGGTGAATCCGCGCTCGCGGGCCGCCCTCGCCGACATGTTCGCCTACGCCCACGCGCTCGCCGAACGGCCGCGCCCCGGCAGCATGTTGGCCCGGATGCGGGAGGGCGGCCTGGACACCGCGGAGTTCGAGACGATGTTCTTCCTCTTCGCGGTCGCCGGCAACGAGACGGTGCGCAACGCCCTGCCGGGCGGCGTGCTTGCGCTGCTCAGCCATCCCGAGCAGTACCGACTGCTGTGCGAGCGGCCGGAGTTGGTGCCTTCGGCGGTGGAGGAGATGTTGCGCTACTGGCCGCCCGTGGTGGACTTCCGGCGGACCGCCGCCCAGGACGTGGAGTTGGGCGGCCGGCTGATCCGCCGGGGGGAGAAGGTGGTGGTCTACCACGCCTCCGCCAATCGGGACGAGACCGTGTTCCCGGACCCGGACCGTTTCGACGTGACGCGGACCCCGAACGACCACGTCAGCTTCGGCTTCGGCCCGCACTTCTGCGTCGGCGCCCAGCTGGCGCGCCTGCAGATGACGGCGATGCTCCGCCGGGTCCTCGCCGAACTGCCGGGGCTGGCCCTGGTTCCCGGCGCGGCGCCCGACCGCCTGGTGTCGAACTTCCAGAACGGCCTCAAGCACCTGCACGTCCGCTGGCGGCCGCGCAGCTGA
- a CDS encoding MAB_1171c family putative transporter, translating to MTELVAYLAGAVALLSAGHRIRLIWGHRADAGARYLIGLGLSVGLSLVLLSRSASQAVRPPLTDLLPLLGGEAKLAAAYFLALMAHSVRPGDRARQWARRQSALSLTVMVTAAAAYLAAGVRAGDGEFTVSDSGRAALTVYNALFTAHSLACVGLFTVVVHRSARHVGPGLLRTGLRVVVAGGVSAFVWSALGLFPLVVALRTGHRATAEASWSVPFALLSSALGIGGATLPGWGARLAGPARRLRAWRSYRRIGPLWSALHAAHPQIALDAGTPGGMLSVPLRNAEFALYRRVIEIHDGRLALRAHVHPQVPDWAAAACAGLPAGPPRAATVEAAVIAAAIEAAAAGRRFRVPAVSPAPHPDPCDLAAEVGWLTDVSDAFARSAAVERIRRRVRTDLCGNLPAGDAAPAD from the coding sequence GTGACCGAGCTCGTGGCCTACCTGGCCGGCGCGGTCGCCCTCCTCAGCGCGGGCCACCGGATCCGGCTGATCTGGGGACACCGGGCGGATGCCGGGGCCCGGTACCTGATCGGCCTCGGACTCAGCGTCGGCCTGTCCCTGGTCCTCCTCTCGCGCTCGGCCTCCCAGGCGGTCCGGCCGCCGCTGACCGACCTGCTCCCCCTGCTCGGCGGAGAGGCGAAGCTCGCCGCCGCGTACTTCCTCGCCCTCATGGCGCACTCGGTGCGGCCGGGAGACCGGGCCCGGCAGTGGGCGCGCCGCCAGAGCGCCCTCTCGCTCACGGTGATGGTGACCGCCGCGGCGGCGTACCTGGCGGCCGGAGTACGGGCCGGCGACGGCGAGTTCACCGTGTCCGACAGCGGACGGGCCGCGCTCACCGTCTACAACGCCCTCTTCACCGCGCACAGCCTCGCCTGCGTGGGCCTGTTCACGGTGGTCGTCCACCGGTCCGCCCGGCACGTCGGGCCCGGCCTGCTCAGGACCGGCCTGCGGGTGGTCGTGGCGGGCGGCGTCTCGGCCTTCGTGTGGTCGGCACTCGGCCTGTTCCCGCTGGTCGTCGCACTCAGGACCGGCCACCGGGCGACCGCCGAGGCGTCCTGGTCGGTTCCCTTCGCCCTGCTCTCGTCCGCGCTCGGCATCGGCGGCGCCACCCTGCCCGGCTGGGGCGCCCGGCTCGCCGGGCCCGCGCGGCGGCTGCGCGCCTGGCGCAGCTACCGCAGGATCGGACCGCTCTGGTCGGCCCTGCACGCCGCCCACCCGCAGATCGCGCTCGACGCCGGCACACCCGGCGGGATGCTCTCCGTCCCGCTGCGCAACGCCGAGTTCGCGCTCTACCGCCGGGTCATCGAGATCCACGACGGCCGGCTCGCGCTGCGGGCGCACGTCCACCCGCAGGTGCCGGACTGGGCCGCCGCGGCCTGCGCGGGCCTGCCGGCCGGCCCCCCGCGGGCCGCGACCGTCGAGGCCGCCGTCATCGCCGCAGCCATCGAGGCCGCCGCGGCCGGCCGCCGCTTCCGGGTTCCCGCCGTCAGCCCCGCCCCGCACCCGGACCCGTGCGACCTGGCGGCCGAGGTCGGCTGGCTGACCGACGTCTCGGACGCCTTCGCCCGCTCCGCCGCCGTCGAACGGATCCGCCGCCGGGTCCGTACGGACCTCTGCGGGAACCTGCCCGCCGGGGATGCCGCGCCCGCGGATTGA
- a CDS encoding helix-turn-helix domain-containing protein, protein MAPEPGAPAPTLAERIDRLFQTIRRPSHEPYSNEEVARACREASGESFSATYLWQLRTGRRDNPTKRHLEALAQFFQVPPAYFFDDGLSEQIAEELALLGALRDAGVREVALRAVTLSPEGLGTISDMIEAIARREARSQRSD, encoded by the coding sequence GTGGCACCCGAGCCGGGCGCACCCGCACCGACGCTCGCCGAACGGATCGACCGGCTGTTCCAGACCATCCGCCGGCCCAGCCACGAGCCGTACAGCAACGAAGAGGTCGCGCGGGCCTGCCGGGAGGCCAGCGGGGAGAGCTTTTCGGCCACCTACCTGTGGCAGCTGCGCACCGGGCGGCGGGACAACCCGACCAAGCGTCATCTCGAAGCGCTGGCACAGTTCTTCCAGGTCCCGCCCGCGTACTTCTTCGACGACGGGCTGAGCGAGCAGATCGCGGAGGAGCTGGCGCTGCTCGGCGCGCTCCGCGACGCCGGGGTGCGCGAGGTCGCGCTGCGGGCCGTCACGCTGTCGCCCGAAGGGCTCGGCACGATCAGCGACATGATCGAGGCGATCGCACGCAGAGAGGCCAGATCCCAGCGTTCTGACTGA